A part of Ziziphus jujuba cultivar Dongzao chromosome 8, ASM3175591v1 genomic DNA contains:
- the LOC125421551 gene encoding NAC domain-containing protein 2, translating into MALEGSMVPRGCSFRPKDDELVSYYLMNKATECPCLDLAMILEYDFLGDKEPWEIWDLFQPCIFRYWDAHHEDLYFFTKLKKSNPRGKRICWKKAKKEEDEEEDGGVSWIMFEYCLSGSLAMINTDYVLCQIRKKFPTQLNYKKKKYTNILYMQ; encoded by the exons ATGGCGTTGGAAGGGAGCATGGTACCAAGGGGTTGTTCATTTAGACCCAAAGACGACGAACTGGTGAGCTACTATTTGATGAACAAAGCAACTGAATGTCCATGTCTAGACCTTGCTATGATTCTTGAGTATGATTTCTTGGGCGACAAGGAACCATGGGAAATTTGGGATTTGTTTCAACCATGCATCTTTCGCTATTGGGATGCTCATCATGAAGATCTCTACTTCTTCACAAAGCTCAAGAAGTCCAATCCAAGAGGGAAAAGAATTTGCTGGAAA AAGGccaagaaagaagaagatgaagaagaagatggtggaGTTAGTTGGATTATGTTTGAATACTGCCTTTCTGGTTCACTTGCTATGATCAATACTGATTATGTTCTCTGCCAAATTCGAAAGAAATTCCCCACCCAACTtaattacaagaaaaaaaagtacaCCAACATATTGTACATGCAGTGA